In Aptenodytes patagonicus chromosome 6, bAptPat1.pri.cur, whole genome shotgun sequence, one genomic interval encodes:
- the ITGB2 gene encoding integrin beta-2 produces MSRDCHLQLPAVTWVLLLVMTAFAMECPKIKVGTCKDCIQSGPGCAWCKKPSFTKAGEPDSIRCDTIEQLQQRGCPHNEIEFPGNDITRTQNRPLSNDTQLTPQEVHLKLRIGQPAVFEVKFRRAMGYPIDLYYLMDLSYSMLDDLEKVKKLGGELLRALESTTPSRRIGFGSFVDKTVLPFVNTHPEKLQNPCPNKDKQCQPPFAFKHILSLTDNAKKFESEVGKQFISGNLDAPEGGLDAMMQAAVCGDLIGWRNVTRLLVYATDDGFHFAGDGKLGAILTPNDGQCHLEDNMYKKSNEFDYPSVGQLVQKLAENNIQPIFAVTSKMVDVYKKLSEMIPKSAVGELNEDSSNIIELIQVAYNNLSSRIILDHSTLPDVLDVKYDSICSKDKVILDEARGQCDNVKINDEVIFKVKVTAKECIKSQSFTIRPLGFTDTLTVHLDSNCNCNCNEQLDPTTCSGKGSIICGICSCNSGYTGKNCECETKGKTSKELEGSCRKDNSSVICSGLGDCVCGQCICHTSDVPDKQIYGTFCECDNMNCEFHNGSLCGGKDRGRCDCGECKCLPEYQGSACQCKKSTDGCLNIRGNECSHRGTCHCNRCQCRGGYQPPFCQECPGCPSPCGRYVSCVECKAFLSGPFEKNCSQACPNIQVAEQLTGVSRQCREKDSHNCWMSFRMVQEDGEEMYTVIVDRKKECPEPPNIALIVGGTIAGVALIGLVLLLIWRLLTELFDRREYRRFEKEKSKAKWNDADNPLFKSATTTVVNPRFNGQ; encoded by the exons ATGTCGCGTGACTGCCACCTCCAGCTGCCAGCGGTGacctgggtgctgctgctggtgatgACAG CTTTTGCCATGGAGTGCCCCAAGATCAAGGTGGGGACATGCAAGGACTGCATCCAGTCCGGTCCCGGCTGCGCCTGGTGCAAGAAACCG AGTTTCACCAAAGCCGGCGAGCCAGACTCGATCCGCTGTGACACCATcgagcagctgcagcagaggggaTGCCCACACAATGAGATTGAGTTTCCAGGCAATGATATTACAAGGACACAGAACAGACCCTTAAGCAATGACACACAGCTGACTCCCCAGGAGGTGCACCTGAAACTGAGGATAG GCCAGCCCGCTGTATTTGAGGTGAAGTTTCGCCGGGCCATGGGATACCCCATAGATCTCTACTACCTCATGGACCTCTCCTACTCCATGCTGGATGACCTGGAGAAGgtgaagaagctgggaggggagctgctCAGGGCACTGGAGAGCACCACCCCTTCTCGCCGCATAG GGTTTGGCTCCTTTGTGGACAAGACAGTGCTGCCCTTCGTGAACACACACCCCGAGAAGCTGCAGAACCCCTGCCCCAACAAGGACAAGCAATGCCAACCTCCCTTCGCCTTCAAGCACATCCTCTCACTGACCGACAACGCCAAGAAGTTCGAGAGTGAAGTGGGGAAGCAGTTTATCTCGGGGAACCTGGATGCCCCAGAGGGGGGGCTGGATGCCATGATGCAGGCAGCGGTGTGCGGC GACTTGATCGGCTGGCGCAATGTGACCCGCTTGCTGGTGTATGCTACCGATGACGGCTTCCACTTCGCTGGTGACGGCAAGCTCGGGGCCATCCTGACCCCCAATGATGGCCAGTGCCACTTGGAGGACAACATGTACAAAAAGAGCAATGAGTTT GACTACCCGTCTGTTGGCCAGCTGGTCCAGAAACTTGCTGAAAACAACATTCAGCCCATTTTTGCTGTCACCAGTAAGATGGTGGATGTTTACAAG AAACTCAGTGAGATGATCCCAAAATCAGCAGTGGGAGAGCTGAACGAGGACTCCAGCAACATCATTGAACTCATCCAGGTGGCCTACAAT AACCTCTCCTCGCGGATCATCCTGGACCACTCCACCCTGCCAGATGTCCTGGATGTCAAATATGACTCCATATGCAGTAAGGACAAGGTCATCTTGGATGAAGCAAGAGGGCAGTGCGACAATGTCAAGATCAATGATGAG GTCATCTTCAAAGTGAAGGTCACAGCCAAGGAGTGCATCAAAAGCCAGTCCTTCACCATCCGGCCGCTGGGCTTCACAGACACTCTCACCGTCCACCTGGACAGCAACTGCAACTGCAACTGCAACGAGCAGCTCGACCCAACCACCTGCAGTGGGAAAGGCAGCATCATCTGTGGGATCTGCAG CTGCAATTCAGGCTACACGGGGAAGAACTGTGAGTGCGAAACCAAAGGCAAGACTAGCAAGGAGCTGGAGGGCAGCTGCCGGAAGGACAACAGCTCCGTCAtctgctcagggctgggggacTGTGTGTGCGGGCAGTGCATCTGCCACACCAGTGACGTGCCCGACAAGCAGATCTATGGCACCTTCTGTGAGTGCGACAACATGAACTGCGAGTTTCACAACGGCTCCCTCTGCGGCGGCAAAG ACCGCGGGAGATGTGACTGTGGGGAGTGCAAGTGCTTGCCCGAGTACCAGGGCAGCGCCTGCCAGTGCAAGAAGTCGACGGACGGCTGCTTGAACATCCGTGGCAACGAGTGCAGCCACCGCGGGACCTGCCACTGCAACCGCTGCCAGTGCCGGGGGGGATACCAGCCCCCCTTCTGCCAGGAGTGCCCCGGCTGCCCCTCACCCTGCGGCAGATATGT CTCCTGTGTGGAGTGCAAGGCTTTCCTGAGCGGCCCCTTTGAGAAGAACTGCTCCCAGGCCTGCCCCAACATCCAGGTGGCTGAGCAGTTGACAGGGGTGAGCAGGCAGTGCAGGGAGAAGGACTCCCACAACTGCTGGATGTCCTTCCGCATGGTTCAGGAAGACGGCGAGGAGATGTACACTGTCATCGTCGATAGAAAAAAAG AGTGCCCGGAGCCTCCCAACATCGCGCTGATCGTGGGAGGCACCATTGCCGGCGTGGCCCTCATCGGCCTGGTGCTCCTGCTGATCTGGCGGCTCTTGACGGAGCTGTTTGACCGCCGGGAATACCGCCGGTTCGAGAAGGAGAAGTCCAAGGCCAAGTGGAACGAT GCTGATAACCCCCTCTTCAAGAGTGCTACCACCACGGTCGTGAATCCCAGGTTCAATGGGCAATGA